The Equus quagga isolate Etosha38 unplaced genomic scaffold, UCLA_HA_Equagga_1.0 165023_RagTag, whole genome shotgun sequence DNA segment GGATCTGGAGTGCTATTTCCTGTTATATTCCTGATATTGATgacttgtgtcttctctctttttatctctgcCAGTCTTGCTAGCCAGAATTTGTAgtagtttatcaattttactgatattttcaaagaactagctttctgcttcattgatttcattgtttccttctttttcaatttcattgatttctgctctttgtcatttctttctttctgcttgctttgggtttattttctaggcttttaaattaaaaaatcaatttctttaatgtttatagGACTATTACAATTATCTATTTCACCTTGGTTGAGTTGTGTAGTTTTGTGTTGTGcagacctctttttttttctttttctgaggaagactggccctgagctaacatccaagtccatcttcctctactttacctgtgggacgtctgccacagcatggcttgccaagcggtgtcatgtccacacccaggatccaaaccagtgaaccctgggccaccaaagtggaatgtgtgcacttaacttctgcgccatgggccggcccctcctcttttctaatgtacacatttagtgctataaacattcttctcaagtttgatctgttttattttcattgatttccatgtatttttaaatttctgttgagATCTCCTTGAAGCACAGATTAtttagaagcatgttgtttaatttccaagtgtttggaaattttcttgTTGTCTATTATTGATTGCTAGTTGGATTCATTTATGGTCAgaaaatatactttgtatgatttcaatccttttaaatttggtTAGGTTTACTTGATCACTCAAGATATAATCTAACTTTGTGAATCTTCCATagacacttgaaaaaaatgtgtattctgctattgctGGTggaatcttctttaaatgtcaattagataCTGTTGGTTGATTGGTATTGTTTAGTTCCAAACTAATCCAACTACATCTTTTTCAGACAAAAATTCAAAGGAAGATTAAACAGTGTGGTAAAGTGGTTAAGCTAAAACTATAACCAGAGTCCTGAATTCCAGTCTAGAACACTATTTTGACATACTATATTTATgtaaagccagccctgatggtctagtggttaagatttggtgctcttgCTGCCATGGCCCGGGTTCGTTACCCAGTCAGGGAACTACAACCACCCTCTGTCAATTGTCATATAGTgccagctgcatgttgctgtgatgctgaagttatgccactggtattttgaataccaacagggtcatttatggtggacaggttttggtgcagtttccagactaagatgaactaggaagaaggacctgtccacctacttctgaaaaaagtggcaaagaaaaccctatgaatagtagaggagcattgtctgatatagcaccagaagatgagatgatggcacaaaaagaccgtGTGGGGTTCGCTCTGCTGTACAGAGTCACCAGGAGTCCGAAGTGACTCAATGGCAGTgacaacaaaatatttatgtaaaggATAGGGAACACAGTAAATACTTAACCATCTCTTAATCAAATGTACTGCAAAAATATGGGATTATAAGATCAGGGGATAAGGgcttatatactatatattataaatagTTAGCATCCTAATATAGTTTTGATTATTCCAAAATTAGCCTAGGCCAAACATGATCTACAAAGAAATTCTGTTACAATGACATGCTTAACATACTTAGCCAAAAAATTTAGTACaaacttaaataaaaacaatataaagattATGGGTCCACAGCCCCACTCCATTTATGCAAATAATGTTCTAGTCCAACCTCTACATGATGTTTGTAACACTTCAAGAGCTCAACACCTCCACTTTTAGGAACCTCTTTCAAAGCAACCAATTCTACTCTGTGTAATAGTTATTCCCTTTAAGTGTGTTAACGGTAAAATGTAAAAGCtcctaaaattatttccagaaacaGATTTTCAGGCAAGATACTCATTGAGACAAATCTGTCTCCCTTCAGCTGATTCTCCCATCTAACAGATCTAAGCCACCGCTgtcttaaaataaatacttacgCAGCACCAACAATGCCTTCACTGGGCTTAGTGATGTTTTCCAGCCACTTGGTGTTACGTCCTACGTGGAAATGGTTACCTTGACTACACATACTCTGTAGAAGAGGCAGCAGCTCAGAGTTTGGTATATTTGAGTTATCACTTGCTTTCTTTGATAGGAAAGAAGATAGTGCATTTTTAAGATCATTCTCAAGAAGAGAATGGTTTTGTGGCACAATTTTACGCTCTTCAAGGTTTGCAATATTTCCTCCACCAAGTGGCTGCGTACTTTTATCAGGGTAAGCTTTTAAGTTTTCAGGCACATTTCCAGATGTCAATCCAGTTCTAAAAGGAAAAGGTGTGGAcgatgacttgctgaaggctcctGAAGTAGACGATGATTGTAGGTCAATCATATGCTTGTGTCCAGTATTTCCCAAAACCGACTGAAGCTGCTCTCCAATGGGAATACAATTCTAAGCAAGGTAAAGAAGTAAATGTTACTAGTAATATTAATAGTAATGAGAGCTAATTTTGGGGATAATTACTATGTCAGGCAATGTACATTCTTTCATTTGATCAAAATATACATAAGAAGTAAGCCAAAATTAAGTTGAGGAGACCAAGGCTAAAGGTAACTTGGCCAAGGTAACAaaactagtaagtgacagaatgAGAACATAAACTTGGGCCACCTAACTCTAAGAGTCAGGGCCTTTCCCCATTTCACCGTagttttttctaaagaaaatactaaaataaacatTAGCATGCTTAGTAAAACTGCACTGGCACTAATGTTTTTATTACAAAGCCCTCCCtaatttatagtaataaaatacAGGACTCTCAATTGagtcataatttataattttcctatAATTAAATATCATTCATCAACTTTCAACATATGATAAACTACTCATTTTTGCTTAGGCATGTCTTTTGCAATGAACCTTTCACGGAAACTACACAGATAGTTACACTATTTAAAGTTAGATGTACTACGGGTACATTTGTGACATTTTCAATGACTAAAATGAGCTACCTTTTGGCTATGTTTGCTTTAAGAATTTCCAGGATAGTAAGAGTTCTCTTTTGTGACCTGCAGTCAACTGCTTATGCAGTACTATTTCCTGAGAAGATTCTGGCTTGTCTTGAAGAGAAGGTTATGATATCTCCTTGCTATGATCTTCAATTTTtccacaagagaaaagcaaaacaaactctAGCCTAATGAAGTGTCAGGGCATAAGACTCTATCCTAAATTCAAAACACAGATGTCTACTAAAGATTGGTATCAGCAGACACCTGCCCATACTTATTCCTGCTCAACAGGTGCTGAGAGACAGACTGAAAAGTATTATTCAAGATTAGCTGAACAAACTCAGTTCATACATTTATCTACATATTCTAAAAAGTATATTTCTGGACTAAGCTAAACCAACATtacttattcagtaaatatttaccagGAATCTACTCTGTGCTAGATACTGTTTCAGGcgctggaaaaaaaaatacagcagtgaacaaaacaaattaaaatccctgacctcatggagccTACATGCTAAGGAAacaaggagaggggaaagggaaagggaaaaaaagaaaagaaaatgtttcctgtGGATGGAGATCATGATAAatactttagggaaaaaaaaaaatagaaaaggggaATAATGAGGGCCAgagaagtatgtgtgtgtgaggtttTTGGGAGGGGGAGCTTGTGATGTCAAGTCCCAAGAGAAATTCTTTCACAGAATTGCACTTTGGAAGAAGTCTCTTTATAGAGAAATGTTAACCTACCGTCAACTCATCTGGTTCTCTTGAATCCAAGTTTTGAATAAACCTTAAATTAATCCTGGAACAATggattatatataattacatataaattttagaattagacaATTCTCCTTTAGCTGAATGAAAGGAACTTTACTCACTCACAATGgaaaaactcatttatttctttgtcataCCTCAAAAAAAGTATGGTAGAAAACTGGCAAATCTGCATTAACAAATGATATTTACATTAGAGCCAATGTCAAAATTAGGGATGACTATTCATctgacagaaaatttaaatagaaaaatccaaatgtGAAGGTATTTGTTAGCAAATTATCCTTTTCTGACATATCTTAATATTCTGAATTATTATAAGAAATTCAGACTTTTAGTCATTTTTTCTCAGATGAGAGCTCTtcagatgatttttctttgtattaaataTCAAGACATTCACAGGTAAGTCTACATGTAAATGAACAAATCTCAGGTGCCTGGTGACTATTTCTCTACTTGTTTTTATGTGAGTTTATTCAGTTCTTATTTTTTACTAGTCTTATCATAGATTGTTTGGCAAGTCACATCAAATCCTTTAGAAAGTAGACAactaaatacatattaaataatttaaagggcTTACCCTTTGCcaaaataattccacttctaggaatttaccctaaATAGATATTTGAACAAGTATACAAAAACAGATGTTCAAATTTCTTCTATGTACTGCTACTCATCCTACCAAAAACATCTGAAGTTTACAAGATAGCAGCATAGGAGGATCCTGAAGTCGCcccctcccatggacacaacaaaaccacaactacctgtggaacaatatattctgagaaagatctgaaaactggatagaaagaatctccacaacaagggacaacacagaCAGGggtgaaagaggcagagaaacagccccgttgagggaaaaaaaccacaccCCAGCCACGGCATTTCACGGTCAGAAGCGATCTCAAAGGTATGCTGCTTTTCCCAGAGGAGCGTGGGTTTTGAGCTCCACATGAGGCACCCCAGATCTTAGATCCAGCACAAGGGAGATGAGATCCCATAATATCTGGTTTTGcaggctttgaaaaccaatggggaatacgcccaggaaaactacagaacttcagggaaaggaaaacttgctcttaaagggcccatgcacggACTCACTCGACCCAGAAACAAGCACAAAAATGCCAGATAGAAAAGTGCCTAGTCCCCTgctaaaagagactcacttaccAAGCTCAGAATACACCCcaaagaggcaggaggcagctgggcccagcccccagggactgagacactggaggcaaccattatttttttatttttattttttttgaggaagattagccctgagctaactactgtcagtcctcctctttttgctgaggaagcctggccctgagctaacatccatgcccatcttcccctactttatatgtgggacacctaccacagcatggcatgccaagcggtgccatgtccgcacccaggatccgaaccagcaaaccccaggctgccgagaagcagaacgtgcgaacttaactgctgtgccaccgggccggcccaacaGGCAGCCATTATTGCAACCTAGTCAGTTGTGCTGTCACAGAGTCTGGCAGGCTGGTTGGCACCATTAGAATCTTTCCTCTAGCCTTATAACATAGGGGTCTGCCCTGCCCACTAGTGTCTGAGGCAATTGAGAAAAACCAGGCAGCAGGAAGCCTGCCCCAGGGAGTGGCACCGCCCACTAGTAAGCCCACGGTGGCTATGTGGACCCACGGTGGCCTTGGGGGTCCATGGTGGACTTGGGCTCTCAGCTGCCGCAAACAGGCCCCCAGGGGATCTGCCCCACTTTCCAAGGCCTGAAATGGTTGTGCACTGCTGCACTCGGGGCCTGGCCTGACCATAAGCTAGTTCTTTGCAGAGGCAGGCCCCACCTAAAAGCTAGCTCACAGCAACTGCCTGCTGTGCAGCAAGCCTCACTTAAGTCTATCCCACTCTCCACCCCCGAAATACAGACAAGTGAGCACAGCAGGGAGCCGCATCAGGGGCCTGCAGCATTTGTGTGCCCCAGAGCCTAgtaaccagccacactgggggcctaatTGGCTTACCAACAAAACTGCAGTAGTTGTATGCTACTGAACTTGCAGTATGCCATGCTGGGGGCTTGCCCCACCAAATAAAGAGCCCATAGCAGCTGCACACAACCGAAACTTACAACCAGGCagcctgggggccagcctagcCTACTACCCATGTGCCTGCAGCTCaacagcaaccctgccacaacagaagggcacaggCAGCCCACATAGGGGATAGCCCTGGAGCATGTGACAGGTGACAAGAGGAGACCaaactgctgggcctcataaggcatctcttacataagcctatgttcattgcagcgttattcacaatagccaagatgcgaAAGCAACCCACGTGCtcactgactgatgactggataagaaagatgtggtatatatatacaatggaatactactcagccagaaaaaagacaaattcatcccatttgcaacaacatgaaccttgagggtattatcttaagggaaataagccagacagagaaagacaaccatcatatgatttcactcatatgtggaagataaacaaactcacggacaaagagaacagatcagtggttaccaggggaaagggggctggagggtgggcacaaacagtgaaggggagcacttatatggtgatggtcaaataataatgtacaactgaaatttcacaatgttgttaactattatgatctcaataaaaaataacaataatagctgaaaacttccctaagctgggaaaggaaacagacatccatgtacaggaagcctagagagtaccaaacaagatgaacccaaagaggcccacaccaacacacattataattaaaatgtcaaaaaaattaaagataaaaagagaatcctaaaacctgcaagagaaaagcaacaagttacatacaaagaaCACCCCGTAAGGCTACCAGGGACTTTTCAGGAGAAACCCTATCGGCTAGAAGGCATGGCACAATAcactcaaagtgctgaaaggacaaaagctaaaaacaagaaaactctacccagcaaggttatcattcagaatggaaggagagataaagagttttccaaacaagcaaaaaccgaaggagttcatcaccactattCTAGCCTTacaaatgttaaag contains these protein-coding regions:
- the LOC124233234 gene encoding ATPase PAAT-like; protein product: PEKIILYKKYLKLESSTHACKIKLLSFGEKQCVFISKLVVHLKPVSANSSTSPQALGSRIDLDRVQTIMESMGSKLSPGAQQLMNMVRLQQQNCIPIGEQLQSVLGNTGHKHMIDLQSSSTSGAFSKSSSTPFPFRTGLTSGNVPENLKAYPDKSTQPLGGGNIANLEERKIVPQNHSLLENDLKNALSSFLSKKASDNSNIPNSELLPLLQSMCSQGNHFHVGRNTKWLENITKPSEGIVGAA